A section of the Spirosoma pollinicola genome encodes:
- a CDS encoding YtxH domain-containing protein — MIRFFTGLASGIAIAYLTAPRSGKQLRHTLVDSTRQTVEKGKQIKNQWDITIAQVKTLLRVVQVNTGLSLPNLLTKTRIDRFGSARSRS, encoded by the coding sequence ATGATCCGTTTTTTCACTGGCCTCGCGTCGGGCATCGCTATCGCCTACCTGACGGCTCCCCGGTCTGGTAAGCAGCTGCGCCACACCCTGGTCGACTCGACCAGGCAAACCGTAGAAAAAGGTAAACAGATCAAAAATCAATGGGATATAACCATTGCCCAGGTGAAGACGCTACTCCGGGTGGTCCAGGTGAACACGGGTCTCTCCTTGCCAAACCTGTTAACTAAGACACGAATAGATCGATTCGGTAGTGCCAGAAGCCGTTCCTAA